Genomic DNA from uncultured Methanospirillum sp.:
CTTTTAAAAACCTGAATATTCTGCTCCATAATTCAACGAATCCCGGTATCCTGTTCCATAAAAAGTTGTTCTTAAGGCGATGAAGATCGGATCATTCATTGAAATCAGTTCAGAGTACCTGACAATCTATCAAACCACTACTGGACAGGTAACCAATCTTCCTTCTGATTACCCTTCCATACTGATCTCAATCGCAGCAAGAGCCTTACCACAAACCGGTCCTGACCGGGCCTTTTCAAGGATCAGATCAATTTTGCGAGAGGCTTGAGGGGTAAAATACGATTCACTGCATTGTTCACAGATATACGCAGGAACATCCTTTATTACGATAATTTCCGATCCTTTTCTGACCATAAACTCATTTTTTCCTTCAACCAGAGTTCCTTTACAGAATGAGCATACATTTGGAATCATCTTCTTCTCTCCCGATAATTTATCCATTCTTCTTCATTCGGATGATAACAGGTGATTATTCAAATATGATCGATGCATAAGCCTATCACTATATGGAAGGGAATACCTTGTACGATCGATAGTACCAATGCAGAGGGACAAGGTTCATCATCCTCGTATAATTCAATTACATCTCTCCTTTACAGATCGCCATCTCAAGCATACTTGTTGAAATGGATCGTTCAGCCATGCGTTTCCGTGCATGATCGGCTATCAGGTAGGAATCTTATCTGATACTGTCAATAACAACCTGATAATTCATCGTTACGTAATCATCCATTACCTTTCATTGTTCATGAAGGGATCGGACATCAGATCATAAATCACAGGGAAGATTATTGATCTAATACATAGAATCTGGCGGACTCTATAAACAAGCATAATAATTTGAGATTACAGACGTCCCATCCATGAGCGATTCATAACGTAGGCATACCTTCTGGATTATTCCAGAGCGTTTGCATTACACCCTCATCTCATCAAACAACGCTGCCTTCTTCTTCGGCCAGTACTCAAGCAGATTCCAGACCTGCATAAGAGCAGCCACAAACCGCCCGGCATCTTCTCCCGGAATCTCGATCACAACCGATTTGATCCCGCCATTCTCCAGGGTTTAGATCTTAGCCGAAAGTTACTTACCCAGTCTGGACAAATTGAGAATTTAATTCCCAATATGTCCATAGTGATACTCAATGATCTCAAGAACAGCCGGAAAAAAGATACTGGAGTTGGTTGCAGGATTTCCTGCAGTGATCATAACCGGGCCACGTCAGTCCGGGAAAACCACACTGGTCAAATCTCTGTTCCCCACAAAACCATACATCCTTCTTGAAGACCCTGACACCCGGAGATTTGCAGAGGAGGATCCCAGGAGTTTTCTGGCACAGTTTCAGGATACCGGGGCAGTTATTGATGAAGCACAGTATGTTCCGGAGTTGTTCTCATATTTACAGGGGATTCTGGATCACAATAATTCTCCAGGCCTATTCATTCTGACAGGTTCACAGAACTTTCTCATGATGGAACGTATATCCCAGTCTCTTGCTGGGAGAATCGGTATCATTCGGCTACTGCCACTATCAATGAATGAACTGATCCAGGCAGGGTTTCAATACGACAGATACGAAGAATATCTATACAGGGGCTTTTATCCCCGGCTATATAACTCAACGATTCTCCCGTCTGACTATTACTCGTCGTATGTTCAGACATATCTTGAACGGGATCTCAGGCAACTGAAACAGGTCCATAATCTCACCACGTTTCAGACCTTTCTCAGGATGTGTGCCAACCGGGTCGGGCAGATCGTAAATTTTTCATCTATTGGTAGTGATTGCGGCATAAACCATAAGACTGTCAAGGAATGGATATCTCTTCTTGAAACATCAGGGATTGTTTTTCTCTTAAAGGTCCACCATAAGAACTTCAATAAACGCCTGATTCAGATGCCAAAGGTATATTTTTCCGATCCCGGACTGGCGGCATATCTTGCAGGGATAAAATCTGCTGAAGAGATCGTGACTCATCCATTGAAAGGAGGTTTGTTTGAGACACTGATCATAGGAGAGTTATTAAAATTCCGGCTTAACAGGGGCCTTGAACCGAATCTCTTCTTCTGGCGGGATAAAACCGGACATGAGATCGACTGTATCATTGAATTATCGATAGATGAGGCGATCCCGGTAGAGATAAAGGCTGGAAGAACTATTGCCGGGGATTATTTCAAGAATCTCATGTACTGGAATAAACTGTCTGGTCAGAGTCCAGACCGGTCATTTGTTGTGTACGGAGGGGATCAGAACCAGAACCGGAGGGAAGGGAGAGTGATTGGGTACGGGGATCTCGATCAGGTGTTCGAATTATTGTGAAGAGTGTGACCGTATTGCTGCCTGGTACCGGGTAGCTCTAGTGAAATGATACCCATTCTCTGCCCGGTGAGCTGATTCTTGATACTGCGAAGATGTTGGGTAAGAGAGGTGCATCGGCATGAAGAAGAAGTGATACCATTCCAACTTCCAGTTAAGGTAGAGGCGGGGGATAGTTTTGATATCGATCTCCATGGTTTCCTTCAGGTATCTGAAAGAGCAGACTATGAGGGAATGATTTTACGGATTGGTAAG
This window encodes:
- a CDS encoding type II toxin-antitoxin system MqsA family antitoxin, yielding MDKLSGEKKMIPNVCSFCKGTLVEGKNEFMVRKGSEIIVIKDVPAYICEQCSESYFTPQASRKIDLILEKARSGPVCGKALAAIEISMEG
- a CDS encoding ATP-binding protein gives rise to the protein MISRTAGKKILELVAGFPAVIITGPRQSGKTTLVKSLFPTKPYILLEDPDTRRFAEEDPRSFLAQFQDTGAVIDEAQYVPELFSYLQGILDHNNSPGLFILTGSQNFLMMERISQSLAGRIGIIRLLPLSMNELIQAGFQYDRYEEYLYRGFYPRLYNSTILPSDYYSSYVQTYLERDLRQLKQVHNLTTFQTFLRMCANRVGQIVNFSSIGSDCGINHKTVKEWISLLETSGIVFLLKVHHKNFNKRLIQMPKVYFSDPGLAAYLAGIKSAEEIVTHPLKGGLFETLIIGELLKFRLNRGLEPNLFFWRDKTGHEIDCIIELSIDEAIPVEIKAGRTIAGDYFKNLMYWNKLSGQSPDRSFVVYGGDQNQNRREGRVIGYGDLDQVFELL